In Parageobacillus sp. KH3-4, the genomic window CCAAACGGCACAGCGCATAGCGCCTACATGAAAGACGTCCCGTTGGCAGGAAAAACAGGGACTGCCGAATTAAAAGAAAACCAAGGAGAAAAAGGAAAAGAAAACGGCTTGTTTGTCGCCTATAATACAAACAATCCCGATCTGCTCATCGCCATGTTAATCGAAGATGTACAACACGACCATGGGAGCAAATATGTCGTCAACATCGTTAAAAATATTTTCCAAACAGTAAAATAACAAAAATAATTTTTGTAATTTTAAATTATAAAACTATTTACAATTATTAATCGATTTTTTTATAATAAATGTAACAGCCGTCTCCCGTCGGCTTCGCGGCTGACGCCAGCGGACGGTATTACGTGATGATATGAAGTGACAATTTTATACGGATAAAGAACTGTATCGATCTGATCAGCATTTCTTTGCCGAAATGCTCCCTCAGGTCGTAAAAGCCGGTTCCTTTCTTCGTTAAGAAAAGGAGCCGGCTTTTTTCATTCGCTCGTATAGGAGGTGAACGAATGCCAGGAGCGTTAGACGGAGTGCGCATTTTAGATATGACGCGCGTCCTCGCTGGGCCCTACGCCACGATGATTTTAGGCGACCTCGGCGCCGACGTGATTAAAGTCGAAGCGCCAGGCGGGTCCGATGATACAAGATTTTGGGGGCCTCCCTTTCAAAATGGAATGAGCGCGTATTACACCGCAGTGAATCGCAACAAGCGCAGCATTGCCGTCAATTTGAAAGAAGAAAAAGGAAAAACGATCATCCGCCGCCTTGCGAAAACAGCGGACGTCATCATTCACAACTTTAAAACGGGAACGATGGAAAATTTCGGTCTTGGCTATGACGATCTATCCTCATTAAATCCACGTCTTATTTACTGCTCGATTACCGGGTTTGGCGAGACAGGCCCGTACCGCCATTTACCGGGATATGACTATATTATCCAAGCGATGAGCGGATGGATGAGCATTAACGGCACTCCCTCATCCGGGCCGCTGAAAGTCGGTGTGGCCATTGCCGACGTCTTTACCGGTTTGTACGCGGCAATCGCTATCGAAGCGGCTCTTCTCGCCCGCACGAAAACGGGACGCGGGCAAAAAATTGATCTTTCTTTATTCGACTCAGCGATTAGCGCGCTCGTCAACGTTGCCGCCAACTATTTAATGTCCGGCAATGTGCCGACGCCGTTAGGAAACGAACATCCGAACATCGTTCCATATTCAACGTATGAAGCAAGCGATGGTCCTATCGTCATCGCCGTAGGGAATGACAGGCAATTTCAAGCGTTTTGCGAACTCCTTTCCGACCCGACGATCGGAACAGATCCGCGCTTTCAAACAAATCCTGACCGCGTCGCCCACCGCGAGGAGCTAAACAAGCGAATCAACGAAGAAATGAAAAAGCGAACGCGTGCTGAATGGAAGCGCTTACTCAACAAAAAAGGAATACCGTGCGGACCAGTGCAAAATCTTGAACAATTGTTCCAGCACCCGCAAACGCTAGCGCGCGACATGGTCATTACGATGCATCATGACAAAATAGGGCCGCTGCAGCTTGTCGGCAGCCCGCTCAAGCTCTCGGAAACAAAAGTATCGTACCGCCTGCCGCCTCCGCTTGCCGGAGAGCACAACGATGAAATTATAAAAGAAATCATGAATGAGATGGGAGAGGATGGATGATGATGAATTTTGATTTTACCCCGGAACAAGAGATGCTTCGCAGCACTGTTCGCAAATTTGTCGACAAAGAAATTATGCCATATATCAAAGAATGGGATGAGCGCGGATATTTTGAGCCAAATATTTTGAAACGGCTTGCCGAATTGAATTTAATGGGCGTCTGCATCCCGGAAAAATACGGCGGAATGGGCATGGACTACAACTCGCTCGCCATCGTCTGCGAGGAGCTAGAGCGCGGTGATACCGCATTCCGCACCGCCGTTTCCGTGCACACAGGACTAAATAGCTTAACGTTATTGCAATGGGGCACGGAAGAACAAAAACAAAAATATCTCGTTCCGCAGGCAAAAGGCGAAAAAATTGGCGCATTCGCGCTAACAGAGCCAAACGCCGGATCGGATGTCGCCAGCATTTCCACCACTGCCGTCCGCGATGGCGACGACTACATCTTAAATGGGCAAAAAACGTGGATTTCCCTTTGCGACATCGCCGATCACTTTATCGTGTTCGCCTACACCGATAAATCGAAAAAACACCGCGGCATCTCCGCCTTCATCGTCGAACGGACAATGCCGGGCTTTTCATCGAAAGCGATTAAAGGAAAGCTGGGCATTCGCGCCGGCAACACGGGAGAGCTATTCTTCGACAACGTCCGCGTTCCGAAAGAAAACCTGCTTGGCGAAGAAGGCGAAGGATTTAAAATCGCGATGTCCGCGTTAGACAATGGAAGATTTACCGTCGCCGCCGGAGCTGTCGGCCTTATTACGGCTTGTCTCGAAGCAAGCATAAAATATTGCCACGAGCGCAAAACGTTTGGAAAAGAAATCGGGAGACATCAGCTTGTGCAGCAAATGATCGCGAAAATGGAAGCAGGATTGCAAATCAGCCGCTTGCTCGTCTATAAAGTTGGCTTTTTGAAAAATCAAGGCCGGCGCACAACGAGAGAAGCGTCGCTCGCGAAGTGGATCGCGTGCGACTTCGCTAATCAAGCAGCTGACGACGCCGTCCAAATTCACGGCGCGTACGGATACTCGAACGAATACCCTGTCGAACGCTACTTGCGCAACTCAAAAGCGCCGGTCATCTACGAAGGGACGAGAGAAATTCATACAATTATGCAAGCGGAATACGCGCTCGGGTACCGTGTCGACAAACCGCTTCGCAAAACGCTTCCAGCTTGGAACCCAGAGTCCATCACATTGTAAGCCCTCGTTCATCTACGAGGGCTTTTTATTGCACATTTTCCGCGCACATTTTGCAATATTGCTTGTGCAAATCTTTTAGAGCCGCGCATAGCGCTGAATTCGCCTTTCCTAAATACCCTTCATTCAACTGCTCCAAAATGGAATCAATCCCGTCCCTTAGCGAATGGCCTTTAAGCAAGCGGGCGACATAATCGCGCCCGTGCTCTGTCGCCAGCGTACAAGAAGCATCGACGATCACCCCGTACTTTTTATCAATCTCCGCCGTGATCGTCAGCGTATCATACATGCTTTTTGCCGCCATTCCTGCCGGAAGCCGCGCGTGCCCAGCGATAAATTGTGTGTTCATTTCCCTCTCCCCTCACATAAAAATAGTATGTCTAAAATAAAATTATAAACATAATAATTAAAATTTTCTAAAATTATTCGGCAACTTTTTTATTATTTCAATCATTATTTCCTTAGCTATGCTTTATGTGCGCGCAATATATATGCTATAATGATGCACAAACGAACCCATTCGGATATGAAAGGCAAGATATGCCGCGCGTACAAGTCGCCAAAACCCCGCTTCCAACGAAGTAAAGTGGCAGACTGTACACTAGGGGTGATCACATGGATTCATTCACTGTTTCCTCTATCGCAAAAGTGATGAACGAACTATTTCCGATAGAAGCGTCTTTCGTCATTTCTGACGACAAGCGCTACATTTATTACCAGCCGAGCAAGCAGATCGATCTAAAAATTCGCCCCGGAGACAAAATCAAACCGGAATCCGTTACTTATAAAGCTTTGGCCATTCAACAGAAAATTGCAGAGCAAAAAGACAGCCGCGTTTTTGGCGTGCCTTACTTTGGGATATCCGTCCCAATTTTGGATGATGGCGCCCCGAAAGGCTGTGTTACCGCAATATTGCCGAGAAAGCCGGTGCTTACAATGCCGTATTTAACGATCCGCACAACAGATCGCTGGCTTCCTGTCCCTTTTGAAAGCGTTATCTATTTAGAAGCGCAAAACCGGAAAACATTCGTAAAATCAAGTTATGCAGAAGGATACCATAAATATAACTTAACAGAACTGGAATTTTCCCTTCCTGACGATATATTTATTCGGTGCCACCGGTCATATATCATTAATATTCATCACATTGCAGAGATTCATCCCGATTCGCACTCTACTTTTCTGCTGATGATGAAAGACGGCTCAAGAGTGCCTGTCAGCCAAACATATGCAAGCTATTTCCGGAAACTGCTCTGCTTTTAATGCCCATGCTCATCAAAACAGCTTCTCCCGCTTTCTTTTCTCCGACATCTTCATCTTTATAAAGAGCTCACGCAAGTGGGCTCTTTATTTATTTCATCAATGTTTAGCAACCTACGCACTGTTGATCTGTCTCCTATTCATTTTCACCCCGAATTAATTTTCTTGTTTATGTATTAAAAATTCTTTTTTAGTTGCAAAGAAAGCCCTTTTATTCCATTTTGAATGATTTTTTACATGCTAATTGCTAGAATATTTTTAAAAAACAAAGAGGTGAGATAGGCATTGGATCAATACATTTCCAAATTCATCGCCAATCCTCGTTTAAGAAACAGAATTGTAACGGCGGAAACGGCTGCTTCATGGATAAAAGACGGTATGACGCTCGGCTTGAGCGGATTTACCCGCGCTGGCGATGCCAAGGCAGTCCCATATGCATTGATCGAGAAAGCGAAACAACAACATTTAAAAGTAAACGTATATACAGGCGCTTCGCTAGGCTCGGACGTGGACAAAATGATGGCAGAAGCAGGAATCGTCAACAAACGTCTTCCGTTCCAAGCCGACTCTGTCATGCGCAAAAAAATTAACGAAGGGGAAATTTTGTTTATTGATCAACATTTATCACATACGGCGGAATTAGTGCGTTCAGACGTATTAGATCCCATCGATTTCGCGATTGTGGAAGCGATTTCAATAACTGAAGACGGAATGATCATTCCTTCTACTTCCGTAGGAAATTCATCAACCTTTGTAAACAAAGCCCGACACGTTATTGTCGAATTGAACATGGCTCAACCAAAAGAACTCAAAGGACTTCATGACATTTATGAAGCCGGCAAACAAGGAGAACGAAACCCGATACCTTTGACAAAAGTAGATGATCGAATCGGAACGATTGGCATTCCAGTAGATGAGGATAAAATTATTGGAATTGTTTTGACAAACCAGCCTGATTCGCCATCGACGATTGTGCCTCCAGATGCGGAAACGGCTGCAATAGCGAATCATTTAATCCATTTTCTCCGAAAAGAGGTGGCAGCAGGACGACTTTCCGAGCATTTAGCGCCGATTCAGGCAGGCATTGGTTCCGTTGCAAACGCTGTCCTTTACGGCTTGTTAGATTCAGAATTTTCCAATTTGGAAGTTTATTCAGAAGTTCTTCAAGACGCCATGTTTGACCTCATTGATGCGGGAAAAGTCCGGTTCGCTTCCGGCTGTTCCATTACTTTGTCGCAGAACAAAATGAAACAAGTGTATTCCAATCTGGATGCTTACCGGGGCAAACTTATCCTTCGCCCTCAGGAAATTTCGAATCATCCGGAAATTATTCGCCGTCTCGGGCTCATTTCCATTAACACCGCCTTAGAGGCGGATATATACGGAAATGTTAATTCTACGCACGTTCGCGGCACAAACATGATGAACGGCATCGGTGGTTCGGGCGACTTTGCCCGCAATGCGCGCCTCACCATTTTCGTGACAAAATCGGTTGCAAAAAACGGGGCGATTTCCAGCATCGTTCCATTCGTATCACACGTGGACCATACCGAACATGACGTTGATGTGATCATCACGGAGTATGGCTATGCCGACCTTCGCGGGCTGGCGCCAATCGAACGCGCTCCTCTTATCATTGAAAATTGCACGCATCCGGATTACCGTCCACATTTGCGCAAATATTTCAAAGAAGCGCTTAAGCGTGGCGGCCATACACCGCACATTCTTGAAAAAGCGTTCGCTTGGCATGTCAATTATGAAAAATACGGAACAATGATAGAACCACAATATCAATTGCAAACCCAAAAATAAAAAAGCGGGGTAACCTTCGCAAGGATACCCCTTTCATTATTGAACACATTCAAGTATGAACTCTTATTTTATGCGATGGTAAGAATGCGAGCGAATTTCGCCCGACAGCAAAAACCGCTTCAGCTTTCTAGTATCGGAGTTTGCGGAACGGAGCGGGTTACACAACAATGAAGATGTGTTCCAAGTTCATCCATTCGCTGCACATCCCCTTTGCTGCAACAAAAACATTAGGAAGTGACGCTTCCATCAGACCCATTCTACACTCCTTCACTGCCGCAAATGATGGAAGAAAATTCGTTTTTCCTCAAGAAAGTTTATAAAAAAGGAATATTGTCATGATTTTGTTTAGCACTATGCATATATGTTTCAACGTAAATTCTTTCAGAATCTGAAACATTTTTTGCTCCTTCTTCAGGATCTATATTTATATTTCTTTTTTTGGCGATAAAATCCATAACGCCTCCCAAGAGAAGCAGTCCAACGATTAATATAATCCAACCCATTTTTCCCCTCCTTCTTTTGCTTTTATTTATATTATTCATTTTGAAAGTTTGGAATGCCACATAACAGGCCAACCATGCACATTTCCCATAATATCCCCGACTTGCCAAAAAGAATGGAAATTCCAAATGACGCCCACGGATAGATAAGTTCAAAACGAAATCGCTTTTAATACAAAAATACATCTCCTAGAGAATTTATGAAATGGGCAATAATCCAAACTAATTGACAAAACGGGCCATTAATATCGCTGGTTGTTACTTTGATAATCTTTTCAAGAATACATAGCTTACTTTATCGTATTGCATTTTTTCTTCATAAAAACGATGTGCGTCAACACGCTGTAAACCAGAAGACAGAGAGATGATACTATAGCCGTTCTCTTTAGCCCACTGATGTACATACGACAAAAGTTTCTTACCGTATCCTTTTGACCGTTCACTTGGTGCCGTAACTAAATCGCAAACCCATACGAAACGGCCGTTGTATAAAGTAATCATCGGCATAAATCCGGTAATGGCCACCATCTTGCCATGATCATAAAGGGCAACTAATCGATATCCTTCTTTTTGTTGCGCTTCAAGCACCAATTCAAGATACGAATTTTCATCAAGATGAGTCCGTAAATGCTTCATCACTGAAAATCCAGCTAAAATTTCTTCTTTAGTTCGAAGCTCTTTGAATAATAAAGTTGGAGTTGTTCCCACAATTATCTACCCCTTCACTATTGACAGACTTCCAGAACATTCATTCAAAATCCTTCCATAAAAAACAAATTTAATTGAATTATAGCATAACTGCAATTTTTCTGATATTTATTTTCAAACCACCTTTAACAAGATGATGTATAAAATTTTGTGTCAAGCATTTGGCTAGACCAAAAGAAAAAGGTAGGGTATTCTCTGATTTGGCCAAAAATCTTAGAGAAAGGAGACCCCTACCTATGTCTAAAAGTATACCGAATTTAGACTGGCTCAATCAACTGGAAAACGCCATTCGTCAGTTTGTAAAGGAAAAATTAGAGTTGATCATGAAGGAAGAAATTCAGAGTTTCCTCGAAATTGAACAGAAGGGAACGTCGAATAGAAGAAACGGCTATTACCATCGAAACCTAGATACGCAGTATGGTCGTATTGAAGGCCTTTCTGTCCCAAGAGACCGAAACGGGGAATTTCAAACGCAGTTGTTCACCCCTTGCCAACGCCATACCGGCTGGCTCGAGGAAGCCGTCATCAAGAGATGTATCAAAGTGGGATGAGTACGCGTGAAATTGGCAAGTTTATCGAACGAATTTTAGGAAATGCCTACTCACCAACAACGATTAGTCATATCACGGATGTGGTAAAGGAAGGCATGGCGAAATGGCACACACGTCCTCTACAAAAGCGATATTCGGTCTTATATTTGGATGGGTTGTACGTGAAACTTCGTCGAGATACGGTAGAAAAAGAGGCCATTTATGTCGTGTTAGGTGTAAACGAAGAAGGGGATCGTGAAATTCTCGACTTCTTCGTAGGAGGACAAGAAAGTGCCTATGGGTGGCAAGAGATCCTCCACAATCTCTACAAGAGAGGATTACAGGAAGTACTTCTTGGTGTATTCGATGGCCTTCCGGGACTGGAGGAAGCCTTTAAAGCCGTTTATCCGAAAGCCGATGTGCAGCGCTGTGTCGTTCACAAAGTACGTAATACCTTAAATCGTGTTCGGAAAAAAGATCAATTTGAAGTGGCAGAGGATCTCAAACTGATTTATCGCGCACCGAATAAGGAGATTGCGTTACAGATGTTTCAACAGTTTGAGCCGAAATGGTCCAGCAAGTATCCGAGAGAAGTCCAATCTTGGGCCAATGAGTTGGATGTCCTCCTTACATTTATGGATTATCCAAGCAGTATTCGAAGTGTGATTTACACGACCAATGCCATTGAACGAACGATCAAAGAGATTCGGAAACGTCTAAAGCCGATGAACAGTTTGAGTAGTTTAGAAGCCGCGGAAAAAGTCGTGTATTTGACCATCCAAGATTTTAATGAGAAATGGGCAGGGCGAAAGTTGCGAGGATTTGCCGAAGCACATGAAGCCCTTCAACGAATGTTTGAAGAACATTATAATTAACCAAATAATGTAAATCAATGAGATAAGGGGGATTCTCTCTTTCCACACAGGAGACTGAATATTCAGTCTCCTGTGTGGAGGAAACCAGTCTTCCCCTCTATTCTAAATCTATTTCAGAGATACCCTATCTATCTTACATTACACAAAATTCTTGACGGTACCGAGCTTTACTCATGTCTCTCCTAACTGCGCAAACTCCCTTTTAACCAGGCACGAGGACGATAGGGTCCGATCGGGATTTGGATTAAGCTTGTTTTCCATCGCGAATCGATCTTGTAAAGTTTATCGCATAAGTTCACATCAAATCCGAGAAGCGGGTGCCCACCCATCCCCATGGCAGACGCCACCAAGAGCAGTCGTTGCACGAGCATCCCCGCCTCCATTTGTTGAATGCGATATCCTCTGTACCCTAATTCCATTTGAAGGTGATCCCTGTCTCCTAACACATGCAGACAGAGCGGCACTTGGAACAGATTAACATTGTCCATTGACATTCCGTATTGCAGGTAGTGACGATAATCTCCAGAACGTATCCGTCCTAACGCATGAACAGCACTATCATAGTAGTAAGCACCATTTGGAACATCTTCAACGTTATAAAAACAGCCATACAGGGAGACACGGGACGGCGGCTTCTCATATTCTCCATCTAAATCATTTCGATACGTGAAAAAAAGCGTCGCCTCTTGCAACAAAGTGGCCAATTGTTCTTGACTTACCTTTCCCAAAACAAAATCCATACCTAGTGAATATCGCTTCTGGCAGACTGACGCCAGATCATACGATAACCGCTTCACACAAGGCAGAACTACCGCTTGGACCCCACATGTATCTTTCTTCTTTCTCTTAATCTGCCGAAATGATCGTGATGATTCCAACATCGACGCTTCATTCATTTTTCTCAGCATCGGATAGTCAATGATCCTCCGCGACCGAATATAGTAATGATGCTGAACTGCTGGCAATTCTCTGCACAATTCAGTGGCAGAAACATTTTCTTCTAAGTTATTATCGTTAGCAAACCAAGTGATGGAAGACTCCACAGATAATGCAATAACCGCATATACACTCTCTTCCTGTTCGGATAGTCCAAGCAGATGGTTGATCGCCCTATCAAGAAATTGAAAATACACTGTCGATGCGAAGCCGAACTGTTTCGCCACTTCCAACAGCTGCCCGATTAGCACGCCAGCATCCAGCCCTTGCAGGCGGTAAGCAAAATTATTGTATTTAAAGAAATTTTTCCAAAACATTGTCGATACAAAAACAATACCGAAACAAGCCGACACGTCACAGCGATTGCCCAAGGCCCTAGTTAGATAGGAATCGAAATTGCCTTCCCGCAACAATACCAAACGATGGTGTGCCACATCGTAATGGTACACTCCTTCTGAAACATCCTCCATTTTCAAATACACGTATAATTCGTTTGGATACAACGCCCCGCCCGAGGGAACAAACCGCCGGTACAAGTGCATTAGGTTTTCCGCTTGTTCCGTCGGACCCATGGAAAAGGCTAGCTGACAAAATTGAGTAAGGCCGAAAACGTACCAAAGAAAATGACCTATTTCTTCTAGGTCGAGCTTTCCAGGCGCTTCCCTTCCTTCGAACGTTAACGGTACTTCTGAAGAAAGCGGAATCACTGGAAAATTGCGGTACAACTTATACGGAAGCGGCGCATCTTCCCAATCTACCTCCCAATCTGGCGGCATAATCTTATCGATGTCAAAATGAAGATGGTGTAAAAACGTATCTAGCTTCATCCTCCCACCTCCTATGGGAACGGATGGGGATGTGGATTAAGCTGTTCAAGCGTGAGCGGTTGTTTCGTATACCCGAGTTCCATCGGTACCCGGAGCACCCTCTCGAGACCTGTCACGCGGGTAAGGTGATGTCCAAATGTCATCGGTAACATTCCTGGAATCAGTACTTTCACGCAATATAATCCGTTTCGTTTGATTACGGGTGTTGTCTGGTCCACCACAATTACCTCGAGGTTCAATCGTCGAAACTTCTGAAGAATATCCCGGAGCTCATCAGTCAAGTCCGCACTCTTCGTTTGCTGTTTGAATTCTTCTTCAAACGTTCGCAACGGACGATTGTCATCCAACAAAAATTGCAGACGTTCCTCTGCTTCCGGCAAACCGTACAGCATGCCATGGTCCTCCATCTGCTGTACTAATAGCGGGTCGTGTAACATTTTCTCATATTTCTTTCGGTTTGCCTCAAATTTCTCGTCAAGCACAAGCATCATGCCTGCTAACTCGTGAATCGCGCTTTTCACCGCCCGTAGGGGGTCCGGATGAGCTCCAGCGGCACAGATGAGGTTCAACCCCTTTTGTTTCCTGTTTTTCGCCACTGCCCAGACGCTTGGAATTCCGTGTTCCATCGTCGAGTTGAAAAAATACAGATCATATCCTGCCACCGCACGTACACGGTCAACTATCAACTGTAATTCTTTATCGTTAGCGGAACGAAGGTCAAGACGCGGAAGAGGCAGCTGCGCATACCAAGTCATTAAGAATGAATCACGCTCCACCACCTCCAAAATGGCATGGAAAATCGCTTCCTCTAAACTCCCGCCTAATGCACATCCGTTGGAAGTTTCGTAGACAAAGCCATCCCCACCTCCTAAACTGTAATATGCGAGCAACTCTGGGACCAAAATCGGACACTCTTGTAAAAACGAATAGCCCCATACCCAATTCATTGGACGATCAGGATGGAACGGTTTGAACGGAAAATCGGGTCGCGCATACTGTTCCTCTGCATGCACTCCTACCTTTAATGGGTTGAGTGCTTGATCTGCTAGGTTTCGGTAACTGTCATAAACCACCGTTCGTTTGCCACGAGGTTCGATGCCGCAATATCTCTCCAATCCCTCCAAAATGGCGGTTAACTCGCTAATCTCATAGGAATGAGTCCGGCCTGCCACTCCCTCGTCCCCTATAAACATTGGCATATTTACAACGACATCCGCAAACGGCAGCACGAAATGATGCATTTTACCATTCAATAATCCAGTTCGGTAATCTAGATAGTCTTTGACCAGTACTTCTTTCAACTCTTCTATCGGACGGCAACGGTAACTGTCAGCGCTGATCTTCGGACTTGGTTGCAGCGATATTTGGGCTGCTGTCGGTGAATCGTCGGATAATTGACCACATACCGTACATAACGGGTCGGGCAGAAAGAAGTGACATGAGTTCTTTAATGTTTTCAGGTTGATTAGGAACACCTTTTCTTCTAAGTGGGCACGACTGCCTTCTAACACCCTCTTCGTTTCCGCGGCGATCAGGTAGGCCATCTGCAAAAGTCCGGTTCGTGATGCCCATGCATCACGTTGTATTCCTCCTTGCACCGCCATCATCTGTTGCAGCTCCCACATTTCCTTACGGTCGTACCCCGCTATAAGGCGTCGCATATCAGCACACTGAGAACATCCCGGTGTATTAGGGCGAACTAGCGGACCAATCACGCCCTCACCAAATGAAACGAAGCCCCGAAGCCATGGAATGCCTAACGGTCGTAGCACCTCTTCCGCCTTGTGATGAGCGGAGGGATGCCAAGCATCGTGCAACACTAGAGCCAAACCCGTTTCTTCCGGAACTCCTTTCTCGAAATCAATTTGCCGAACCACCTGATATTGAACGGACAATTTTTCATACACAAAATCTGCCAATACCCCTTCTCCAACCATCAATACGCAA contains:
- a CDS encoding CoA transferase; translation: MPGALDGVRILDMTRVLAGPYATMILGDLGADVIKVEAPGGSDDTRFWGPPFQNGMSAYYTAVNRNKRSIAVNLKEEKGKTIIRRLAKTADVIIHNFKTGTMENFGLGYDDLSSLNPRLIYCSITGFGETGPYRHLPGYDYIIQAMSGWMSINGTPSSGPLKVGVAIADVFTGLYAAIAIEAALLARTKTGRGQKIDLSLFDSAISALVNVAANYLMSGNVPTPLGNEHPNIVPYSTYEASDGPIVIAVGNDRQFQAFCELLSDPTIGTDPRFQTNPDRVAHREELNKRINEEMKKRTRAEWKRLLNKKGIPCGPVQNLEQLFQHPQTLARDMVITMHHDKIGPLQLVGSPLKLSETKVSYRLPPPLAGEHNDEIIKEIMNEMGEDG
- a CDS encoding acyl-CoA dehydrogenase family protein: MMNFDFTPEQEMLRSTVRKFVDKEIMPYIKEWDERGYFEPNILKRLAELNLMGVCIPEKYGGMGMDYNSLAIVCEELERGDTAFRTAVSVHTGLNSLTLLQWGTEEQKQKYLVPQAKGEKIGAFALTEPNAGSDVASISTTAVRDGDDYILNGQKTWISLCDIADHFIVFAYTDKSKKHRGISAFIVERTMPGFSSKAIKGKLGIRAGNTGELFFDNVRVPKENLLGEEGEGFKIAMSALDNGRFTVAAGAVGLITACLEASIKYCHERKTFGKEIGRHQLVQQMIAKMEAGLQISRLLVYKVGFLKNQGRRTTREASLAKWIACDFANQAADDAVQIHGAYGYSNEYPVERYLRNSKAPVIYEGTREIHTIMQAEYALGYRVDKPLRKTLPAWNPESITL
- a CDS encoding DUF3870 domain-containing protein, which produces MNTQFIAGHARLPAGMAAKSMYDTLTITAEIDKKYGVIVDASCTLATEHGRDYVARLLKGHSLRDGIDSILEQLNEGYLGKANSALCAALKDLHKQYCKMCAENVQ
- a CDS encoding LytTR family DNA-binding domain-containing protein, which produces MDSFTVSSIAKVMNELFPIEASFVISDDKRYIYYQPSKQIDLKIRPGDKIKPESVTYKALAIQQKIAEQKDSRVFGVPYFGISVPILDDGAPKGCVTAILPRKPVLTMPYLTIRTTDRWLPVPFESVIYLEAQNRKTFVKSSYAEGYHKYNLTELEFSLPDDIFIRCHRSYIINIHHIAEIHPDSHSTFLLMMKDGSRVPVSQTYASYFRKLLCF
- a CDS encoding acetyl-CoA hydrolase/transferase family protein → MDQYISKFIANPRLRNRIVTAETAASWIKDGMTLGLSGFTRAGDAKAVPYALIEKAKQQHLKVNVYTGASLGSDVDKMMAEAGIVNKRLPFQADSVMRKKINEGEILFIDQHLSHTAELVRSDVLDPIDFAIVEAISITEDGMIIPSTSVGNSSTFVNKARHVIVELNMAQPKELKGLHDIYEAGKQGERNPIPLTKVDDRIGTIGIPVDEDKIIGIVLTNQPDSPSTIVPPDAETAAIANHLIHFLRKEVAAGRLSEHLAPIQAGIGSVANAVLYGLLDSEFSNLEVYSEVLQDAMFDLIDAGKVRFASGCSITLSQNKMKQVYSNLDAYRGKLILRPQEISNHPEIIRRLGLISINTALEADIYGNVNSTHVRGTNMMNGIGGSGDFARNARLTIFVTKSVAKNGAISSIVPFVSHVDHTEHDVDVIITEYGYADLRGLAPIERAPLIIENCTHPDYRPHLRKYFKEALKRGGHTPHILEKAFAWHVNYEKYGTMIEPQYQLQTQK
- a CDS encoding GNAT family N-acetyltransferase, whose protein sequence is MGTTPTLLFKELRTKEEILAGFSVMKHLRTHLDENSYLELVLEAQQKEGYRLVALYDHGKMVAITGFMPMITLYNGRFVWVCDLVTAPSERSKGYGKKLLSYVHQWAKENGYSIISLSSGLQRVDAHRFYEEKMQYDKVSYVFLKRLSK
- a CDS encoding SagB family peptide dehydrogenase; this translates as MKLDTFLHHLHFDIDKIMPPDWEVDWEDAPLPYKLYRNFPVIPLSSEVPLTFEGREAPGKLDLEEIGHFLWYVFGLTQFCQLAFSMGPTEQAENLMHLYRRFVPSGGALYPNELYVYLKMEDVSEGVYHYDVAHHRLVLLREGNFDSYLTRALGNRCDVSACFGIVFVSTMFWKNFFKYNNFAYRLQGLDAGVLIGQLLEVAKQFGFASTVYFQFLDRAINHLLGLSEQEESVYAVIALSVESSITWFANDNNLEENVSATELCRELPAVQHHYYIRSRRIIDYPMLRKMNEASMLESSRSFRQIKRKKKDTCGVQAVVLPCVKRLSYDLASVCQKRYSLGMDFVLGKVSQEQLATLLQEATLFFTYRNDLDGEYEKPPSRVSLYGCFYNVEDVPNGAYYYDSAVHALGRIRSGDYRHYLQYGMSMDNVNLFQVPLCLHVLGDRDHLQMELGYRGYRIQQMEAGMLVQRLLLVASAMGMGGHPLLGFDVNLCDKLYKIDSRWKTSLIQIPIGPYRPRAWLKGSLRS
- a CDS encoding TOMM precursor leader peptide-binding protein, with the protein product MGACVLMVGEGVLADFVYEKLSVQYQVVRQIDFEKGVPEETGLALVLHDAWHPSAHHKAEEVLRPLGIPWLRGFVSFGEGVIGPLVRPNTPGCSQCADMRRLIAGYDRKEMWELQQMMAVQGGIQRDAWASRTGLLQMAYLIAAETKRVLEGSRAHLEEKVFLINLKTLKNSCHFFLPDPLCTVCGQLSDDSPTAAQISLQPSPKISADSYRCRPIEELKEVLVKDYLDYRTGLLNGKMHHFVLPFADVVVNMPMFIGDEGVAGRTHSYEISELTAILEGLERYCGIEPRGKRTVVYDSYRNLADQALNPLKVGVHAEEQYARPDFPFKPFHPDRPMNWVWGYSFLQECPILVPELLAYYSLGGGDGFVYETSNGCALGGSLEEAIFHAILEVVERDSFLMTWYAQLPLPRLDLRSANDKELQLIVDRVRAVAGYDLYFFNSTMEHGIPSVWAVAKNRKQKGLNLICAAGAHPDPLRAVKSAIHELAGMMLVLDEKFEANRKKYEKMLHDPLLVQQMEDHGMLYGLPEAEERLQFLLDDNRPLRTFEEEFKQQTKSADLTDELRDILQKFRRLNLEVIVVDQTTPVIKRNGLYCVKVLIPGMLPMTFGHHLTRVTGLERVLRVPMELGYTKQPLTLEQLNPHPHPFP